A genomic stretch from Pristiophorus japonicus isolate sPriJap1 chromosome 6, sPriJap1.hap1, whole genome shotgun sequence includes:
- the dkc1 gene encoding H/ACA ribonucleoprotein complex subunit DKC1 yields MADGDASAKKQKKPRKKTGEGIGNIQQTTDFLIEPESKTAKLETSHWPLLLKNFDKLNVRTAHYTPLPSGCSPLKREIADYVRSGFINLDKPANPSSHEVVAWIRRILRVEKTGHSGTLDPKVTGCLIVCIERATRLVKSQQSAGKEYVGIVRLHNAIESELQLIRGMEMLTGALFQRPPLIAAVKRQLRVRTIYDSKLIEYDPERRLGIFWVNCEAGTYIRTLCVHLGLLLGVGGQMQELRRIRSGVNGEKDNMVTMHDVLDAQWQYDHNKDESYLRRVIYPLEKLMATHKRIVMKDSAVNAICYGAKIMLPGLLRYEDGIEVNQEIVIITTKGEAICIGVALMTTAVISTCDHGVMAKIKRVIMERDTYPRKWGLGPKASKKKMMIKQGLLDKHGKPNGNTPEAWRKDYVDFTPGSAAAPVNVAQIQSVKRKRESESESDEPVVPSTPATPKSEPEQSKKDKKKKKKEKKRKLLQDIEAESDGPESTPVTPKSNPELSKKEKKKKKKEIEMGESGTGGTESSKKKKKKKEKAATGE; encoded by the exons CATCTGCTAAGAAACAAAAAAAGCCTAGGAAGAAAACGGGGGAAGGTATTGGG AACATCCAGCAGACGACAGACTTTCTGATTGAACCAGAGTCAAAGACAGCAAAATTAGAGACATCTCACTGGCCCTTGTTGCTGAAG AATTTTGACAAACTCAATGTACGGACTGCACATTACACGCCCCTTCCAAGTGGCTGCTCCCCTCTCAAGAGGGAAATTGCTGACTATGTACG GTCTGGATTCATTAACCTCGATAAGCCAGCAAACCCATCCTCACATGAAGTGGTGGCATGGATACGCAGGATTCTGCGGGTAGAAAAGACCGGTCACAGTGGAACGCTGGATCCTAAAGTAACAGGGTGTCTTATTGTGTGTATAGAGCGGGCAACACGATTAGTCAAATCACAGCAGAGTGCTG GCAAAGAGTACGTGGGAATTGTTCGGCTGCACAATGCTATTGAAAGTGAGCTTCAGCTTATCCGG GGAATGGAGATGTTGACTGGAGCTTTATTCCAACGCCCTCCTCTGATTGCTGCTGTCAAGAGACAGTTGAGAGTCCGGACCATCTACGATAGTAAACTGATTGAGTATGATCCAGAGAGACGGTTAG GAATCTTTTGGGTGAATTGTGAAGCAGGGACATATATCCGAACACTGTGTGTACATCTTGGCCTGTTGCTTGGAGTTGGCGGTCAGATGCAGGAGCTAAGAAGGATACGATCTGGTGTGAATGGTGAAAAG GATAACATGGTAACAATGCATGACGTGTTGGATGCACAGTGGCAGTATGACCACAACAAGGATGAGAGCTATCTGCGCCGTGTCATCTATCCTCTTGAGAAACTGATGGCAACCCACAAACGGATCGTTATGAAGGACAGTGCA GTAAATGCTATCTGCTATGGTGCTAAGATCATGCTCCCAGGTCTGCTTCGTTACGAAGATGGGATTGAGGTGAACCAGGAGATTGTTATCATCACAACAAAGGGAGAAGCAATCTGCATCG GTGTTGCATTAATGACGACAGCAGTGATATCGACATGTGACCATGGTGTTATGGCAAAGATTAAGCGGGTCATCATGGAGCGGGACACATACCCACGCAAGTGGGGTTTGGGACCAAAG GCAAGTAAGAAGAAAATGATGATTAAGCAGGGTTTGCTAGATAAACATGGCAAACCAAACGGAAATACTCCTGAAGCGTGGAGAAAGGACTATGTAGATTTTAC TCCTGGAAGCGCAGCAGCACCTGTCAATGTGGCGCAAATCCAGTCAGTGAAG CGAaaaagagagagtgaaagcgagAGTGACGAGCCAGTAGTCCCATCCACCCCAGCAACACCAAAATCCGAGCCAGAGCAGAGTAAGAAAgacaaaaagaaaaagaagaaagaaaagaaGCGAAAGTTACTACAGGATATTGAA GCGGAAAGCGATGGTCCGGAATCCACCCCGGTGACGCCCAAGTCCAATCCAGAACTGAGCAAGaaagagaagaagaaaaagaaaaaagagatAGAAATGGGAGAATCTGGGACTGGG GGCACTGAAAGCTcgaaaaagaagaaaaagaaaaaggaaaaagctGCAACTGGCGAGTAA